In Rhodococcus qingshengii JCM 15477, the sequence AAGGCTCCTGGTGAACTGTGTCAGCGCGGCCTTGTATGCCGAGTACATCGTGTGGCCCGGGATCGCTCGATGCGCCTCCACCGTCGTCAGGTTCACGATCGATCCACCCAAACCGCGGTCGATCATGCCGGGAAGCAGGGCATGGGTCAGACGCACGACGTGATCGAAATTGATGCTGCCGGCCTCGGACCAGAAACCGGGATCCGTACCGGTGAACTCTGTCGGCGGGTTCAGGAAATGACCCACGTTGTTCACAAGGACGTCCGGGGCGAACTCGGTCAACGCGACGGGGACTTCCCGCGTCCGCACGTCGTACTCGAGATAGTTGATCGAACCACCTGCAGCCGAGTCGAATTCGACGTCGCCAAGAGGAGCCACGTCGACAACCAGAACTGACGCGCCATGCGATGCAAATGCTCGAACAATCGCTGCGCCGATTCCCTGGGAACCGCCTGTGACCACTGCCTTCTTACCCACCAACATCGGCCCTGGGGAGTACGCCGATCCGACCACCACGAAGACACCCTTCTGCAGTTCGATGTGAAGCACTTCGGCGTACCGTCACACATCGAACGGCAAAACGGGCGCAAAGTTCTCACTCAGTGGTAGCCGCGACACCCCACCTGCTCGAACCGCCGAGTCGCCCATTCAAATAGTGCGGAATCTCGGCTGCCCGTATCGGCATTCCCTCGAGGTACCCCTGGATCACGTCACATCCGCACTCGGTCACTATCGCGCGCTGCCTCTCCGTCTCCACGCCCTCGGCGACGGTGTCCAGCCCCAGAGACTTGGCAATCGCGATGACGGCTCGCAAGACAGCGAACCTCGAATTCGAGGGATCCGCGTCCAGCGGTGCGACGAACGCCCGATCGATCTTCAACCGATCGAGCGGCAGCCGGGCCAAGCTGGCAACCGAGGAGAACCCTGTGCCGAAGTCGTCCATCGCAATGGCGATGCCGAGCGCCGAGAGCTGTACCAACACATCTCGGTCGGCGTCGTCGATGACCAACGATTCGGTCACCTCGATCTCGAGTCGGCTGGGGTGGAGGTTCACCTCGATCAGTGTCCGGCGTACCGAGTCGACGTATCGACTCGAACGCAGTTGCACCTGAGAAACATTGACGGC encodes:
- a CDS encoding SDR family NAD(P)-dependent oxidoreductase, whose protein sequence is MLHIELQKGVFVVVGSAYSPGPMLVGKKAVVTGGSQGIGAAIVRAFASHGASVLVVDVAPLGDVEFDSAAGGSINYLEYDVRTREVPVALTEFAPDVLVNNVGHFLNPPTEFTGTDPGFWSEAGSINFDHVVRLTHALLPGMIDRGLGGSIVNLTTVEAHRAIPGHTMYSAYKAALTQFTRSLGVEIGRTGVRVNAIAPDLIESVQVPYRTIVPADDWDKWPGWAPLGGPGQPVDIAGPALFLASDLARYITGTVIHVDGGSHAAGGWFPTEEGGWTNRPRKA